A genomic region of Deltaproteobacteria bacterium contains the following coding sequences:
- a CDS encoding acyl-CoA dehydrogenase — MKNTLVNKRDQEFILFEQMAMEQVLSGGAYGGLTREDVLLMRNEAEKMALRVFVPLYAEGDRQGCTFENGQVRIPPGFHEAYRTFVDGGWFTPPEGGPALPVSIRTVCAEFFYAANFSLFTYPGLSAVAAGLIGEFGTDRQKERYGAPLGRGDWTGTMCMNEADAGTDLSAVRTRAKRLPDGSYGITGSKCFITNGDHDLTPNIVHIVLARIEGDPPGMAGLSAFIVPKFRLGEDGRPGAHNDVHTGNIEQKMGIQGSATCTLNFGDNGDCVGELLGREREGFRVMCGMMDVDHLGVAMQGLGHATAAYEHAAAYAKERIQCASILEMNNPEAKPIPIIGHPDVRRNLLWMKAHVEGMRALNYFTAWCMDMAAVTEDEEGRQDWQSLASFLVPVCKVYCSDTGFLVCSRAMDVYGGYGYCSDYPIEQYLRDCKIASVYEGPNGILALDLVGRRLGERDGAGVKKLFARLEEARQTWPASGPLQGYGPLFADSLRAFQDVTGGFAAAAGSGDILTPVLHASPFLRVLGDLLVAHFLLEGAAVACGKLEVIYQKEGLEDSREGQRALAAAHDDVAFYQGKIAAAKFFANEVLMTVKSRCDAIRAAERAALEMADESF; from the coding sequence ATGAAGAACACCCTCGTCAACAAGCGCGATCAGGAATTCATTCTCTTCGAACAGATGGCCATGGAGCAGGTTCTCTCCGGCGGGGCCTACGGCGGCCTGACCCGGGAGGATGTTCTGCTGATGCGGAACGAGGCGGAAAAAATGGCCCTCCGGGTCTTCGTTCCCCTCTACGCCGAGGGGGATCGTCAGGGTTGTACCTTCGAAAACGGCCAGGTCCGTATCCCCCCGGGTTTTCACGAGGCCTACCGGACCTTTGTGGACGGGGGCTGGTTTACCCCCCCCGAAGGCGGCCCGGCCCTCCCCGTGTCCATCCGGACGGTCTGCGCCGAGTTTTTTTACGCCGCCAATTTTTCCCTCTTCACCTACCCGGGCCTGAGCGCCGTGGCGGCGGGCCTGATCGGGGAGTTCGGCACGGACCGGCAGAAGGAACGCTACGGCGCCCCCCTGGGCCGGGGTGACTGGACCGGGACCATGTGCATGAACGAGGCCGACGCCGGAACGGATCTGAGCGCCGTCCGGACCCGGGCGAAACGTCTTCCCGACGGCTCCTACGGGATCACGGGGAGCAAGTGCTTCATCACCAACGGCGATCATGACCTGACGCCGAACATCGTTCACATCGTCCTGGCCCGGATCGAGGGGGATCCCCCCGGGATGGCGGGCCTGTCCGCCTTCATCGTCCCCAAGTTCCGCCTGGGGGAAGACGGCCGCCCCGGGGCGCACAACGACGTCCACACGGGGAATATCGAACAGAAAATGGGCATCCAGGGCTCGGCGACATGCACCCTGAATTTCGGCGATAACGGGGACTGCGTCGGGGAACTCCTGGGGCGGGAGCGGGAAGGGTTCCGTGTCATGTGTGGCATGATGGACGTGGACCATCTCGGCGTGGCCATGCAGGGGCTGGGGCACGCCACGGCGGCTTACGAACACGCCGCGGCCTACGCGAAGGAACGGATCCAGTGCGCCTCCATCCTGGAGATGAACAACCCCGAGGCAAAGCCCATCCCCATCATCGGCCATCCCGACGTGCGGAGGAACCTGCTCTGGATGAAGGCCCACGTGGAAGGCATGCGGGCCCTCAACTATTTCACCGCCTGGTGCATGGACATGGCCGCCGTCACGGAGGACGAGGAAGGGCGGCAGGACTGGCAGAGCCTGGCATCGTTTCTCGTCCCGGTCTGCAAGGTCTACTGTTCCGATACGGGCTTTCTCGTCTGCTCCCGGGCCATGGATGTTTACGGTGGCTACGGTTACTGTTCCGACTACCCCATCGAGCAGTACCTGCGGGACTGCAAAATCGCGTCCGTCTACGAGGGGCCGAACGGGATCCTCGCCCTGGACCTGGTGGGGAGGAGGTTAGGGGAAAGAGACGGCGCCGGGGTGAAGAAACTTTTCGCCCGTCTGGAGGAGGCCCGGCAGACATGGCCCGCTTCAGGTCCCCTCCAGGGTTATGGGCCCCTTTTCGCCGACTCCCTCCGGGCCTTTCAGGATGTGACGGGGGGGTTTGCCGCCGCGGCGGGGAGCGGGGATATTCTGACCCCCGTTTTGCACGCCTCCCCCTTCCTGCGCGTCCTGGGGGATCTGCTTGTGGCGCACTTCCTGCTCGAAGGGGCCGCCGTCGCCTGCGGGAAGCTGGAGGTCATTTACCAAAAAGAGGGCCTTGAGGATTCCCGGGAGGGGCAGCGCGCCCTGGCAGCGGCCCATGACGATGTCGCTTTTTATCAGGGGAAAATCGCGGCGGCGAAGTTCTTCGCCAATGAGGTGCTCATGACCGTGAAAAGCCGCTGTGACGCCATCCGGGCGGCGGAACGGGCGGCCCTGGAGATGGCGGACGAGTCGTTTTGA